Sequence from the Candidatus Angelobacter sp. genome:
ATCCAACTGGACTGAAGCCGGAGCCTACAAGATCGTCAGCTCGTGGCTGAAGCTTTCAACCTCGATGCAAACACCGCTCGACCTGGTCGTCTCACAGAATGACGCCATGGCAATTGGAGCGCGGAAAGCCTTCCAGGAAATTGGCGACGCCACGGCGCGCGGAAGGTTTGCTCACTTGCCATATCTGGGGATTGATGGCGTCCGCAGTACTGGGCAATCCTGGCTGAAGCGCGGCCTGCTGAACGCCACGGTTGTGGTCCCGCCGAACACCGACCTTGCAATCCAAATGCTTGCCCACGCGGTGCAAACGGGGACCATGCCACCAGAAAAGACTCTGACTACACCGCGCTCGCTCCCCACCATTGAGGAATTGGCGAAACACCCCGTGCAGGCATCGAAAAGCCAGGCCGCTGGAGTCTAACTATTGGTTTGAACCATCACCCCATGCCGAGACTGCTATAGTCTCGGCATGCCCATCCTGATCGAGCAGCCCAAGCGCATTGAAGCCGCCGGAAACAAGCCCAAGCTCATTGACGAATACATCGGCCGCGTAAATAGCCGGACCGCAGCCGTCAGCGTCGCTCACATGCGCAGCCCCGAGGGCTGGACCGAGCCCGGCCAGGAGCCCGAGTTCGATGAATTCACGATCGTCCTGAAGGGCATGCTGCGGGTCCAACACAAGAATGGCGCTCTCGATGTCCGCGCCGGGCAGGCCGTCGTCGCTAACCGCGGCGAATGGATCCAATACTCGACGCCGGAGCCCGGAGGCGCCGAATACATCGCAGTCTGTCTCCCTGCGTTTTCTCCCGACACGGTACATCGCGACTCGTAACCCGGTGGTTCCATAGCCCAATGATCCAAAAATCTTCCTAACCATTTGCGCTGCTTTCCGTCTAACCTGCGTCGGAGGCGAATATGACAAAACACAAACTTGCCACCTGGTCGGGCGTGATTCTCGGAACGCTGCTGGCACTGACCATCAACGTTACCCTGGCCCACGCATCGGACAGCGACTGGGTGAAAGAGGAGTTCCACCAGACCTATCCGCTGACCGCAAATGGCCGTATCGAGGTATCGAACATTAATGGCGCAGTCCACATCGCCGTCTGGGACCAAAACCAGGTGAAGGTCGATGCGGTCAAACGCGCTGAAGACGAGGAAGGCCTGAAGGAAACCGAAATCCGCGTTAACCCTCGTTCCGACTCGATCTCCATTGAAACCAAGTATCACCAGGATGACAACGGCTGGCGCAACCACCACGGCGCGACGGTGGAGTACACGATCACCGTCCCCCGCAAAGCTAGCCTGGATGAAATCAAGTTGATCAATGGGCCTCTCGATGTAACCGGAGTGCTGGGCAGAGTCCACGCGTCCTGCATCAACGGCAAACTCATGGCCCATGGATTGGCGAGTGATGTAGAGCTCTCAACCGTGAACGGTCCCATGGACATCAGCTTCCAACAGCTCTCCGCCGGCGATTTGCACTTGCAGTCCGTTAACGGTCCTGTCCGCCTCACGCTTCCTTCTGACGCGAAGGTGAGCATTGAGGCAAACACGGTGCACGGGCGCATTAGCAACGACTTCGGTCTCCACGTGAGCGACCATCGCATCGTTGGGCACGACATGCATGGCCAGC
This genomic interval carries:
- a CDS encoding cupin; its protein translation is MPILIEQPKRIEAAGNKPKLIDEYIGRVNSRTAAVSVAHMRSPEGWTEPGQEPEFDEFTIVLKGMLRVQHKNGALDVRAGQAVVANRGEWIQYSTPEPGGAEYIAVCLPAFSPDTVHRDS